A window of the Verminephrobacter eiseniae EF01-2 genome harbors these coding sequences:
- a CDS encoding Bug family tripartite tricarboxylate transporter substrate binding protein produces the protein MSNGTIQRRAALLGIAAGLGRAGSSRAQSNWPARPVTLVVPFPAGGGTDAFARPLAAQFAKNTGKTLVVDNRGGAGGTLGASFAARAAPDGYTLFMGAVHHAIAPAMYPRLDYDIEKDLIALALLANVPQVVVVHPGTPSANFRQFLEHVKRHPAKLNYGSAGAGTSHHLAAELFKQQTGTFITHIPYRGAGPALQDLIAGNVDMMFDGLGSSATHIKSGRIKALMVSGARRNPALPDIPCAAEVGLPDYTVTTWYGLWAPRGTPAEVQARIVDEIQRLGSAENIKALWASNGADYGGMTQQQFGAFVGSELRRWAQVVKTAGVKPD, from the coding sequence ATGAGCAACGGGACAATCCAGCGCCGGGCGGCCCTGCTCGGCATTGCCGCAGGGCTGGGCCGGGCCGGCAGCAGCCGGGCGCAAAGCAACTGGCCCGCCCGGCCGGTCACCTTGGTGGTGCCATTTCCTGCCGGGGGTGGCACCGACGCATTTGCCCGGCCACTGGCGGCGCAGTTTGCCAAAAACACCGGCAAGACCCTGGTGGTAGACAACCGTGGCGGCGCCGGCGGCACGCTCGGGGCGAGCTTCGCCGCCCGGGCCGCGCCGGACGGCTACACCCTGTTCATGGGGGCCGTGCACCATGCGATTGCCCCTGCCATGTACCCCAGGCTCGATTACGACATCGAAAAAGACCTGATCGCGCTGGCCCTGCTGGCCAATGTGCCCCAGGTCGTGGTGGTCCACCCGGGGACGCCCTCGGCCAACTTCCGGCAGTTCCTGGAGCATGTCAAACGCCACCCGGCCAAGCTCAATTACGGCTCGGCCGGGGCTGGCACCTCGCACCATCTGGCCGCTGAGCTGTTCAAGCAGCAAACCGGCACCTTCATCACCCATATTCCCTATCGCGGCGCAGGCCCGGCGCTGCAGGACTTGATCGCCGGCAATGTCGACATGATGTTCGACGGCCTGGGCTCATCGGCCACGCATATCAAGAGCGGGCGCATCAAGGCGCTGATGGTCTCGGGCGCCCGGCGCAACCCGGCCTTGCCGGATATTCCCTGCGCCGCCGAAGTGGGTTTGCCCGACTACACCGTGACCACCTGGTACGGCCTGTGGGCGCCCCGGGGCACGCCCGCCGAGGTGCAGGCGCGCATCGTCGATGAAATCCAGCGCCTGGGGAGCGCCGAAAACATCAAGGCCCTGTGGGCCAGCAACGGCGCGGACTACGGCGGCATGACGCAGCAGCAGTTCGGCGCCTTTGTCGGCAGCGAGCTCAGGCGCTGGGCCCAAGTGGTCAAGACTGCCGGCGTAAAGCCCGATTGA